In Gracilinanus agilis isolate LMUSP501 chromosome 1, AgileGrace, whole genome shotgun sequence, the sequence CTGCCAGGAGTTCTGGatacctttccaggtgaaagcaaatgTTTTTTGGGGATTGTcatgaataggaatagaaaaaaatgcaGAACAGAAATCTACAACAGTGAAAAATTTTGCATTGCTGgaaatcaatgaaattattgtggCTGGACTCAGTACTACTGCATGCCTCTTGACTACATGATTATTTATGGCCCttaaatcctggacaaatctGTAAACTGCCCTTCTTTGGTCATCCAGTTTTGGCTTCTGACTGATGATATTGGGGTGTTATATTCAGACATACAGTCAATAACCCTTATAATACTTAAGAGAAAAAGAGCCTTGAACTGGGAATTAGCAAATTTGGGTTCTAGCCCTGATGTGGCACTAATTTCAGTAACCTCAGTCAATTTCTTTCAATTCTTTTGACCTCTGCCTTTATGAAGATGTTGGACTATGGACTATATGATCTTCAAGGGTCTTTCCAGAGAAgactctgtgattctgtgaaaattAAGGCTTGGTATAGGCATCTGAGGCCTAGAGAATCAGGATGGAAAGGCACAGAGGGCCTGGTTATGCAACAGAAAGAAAGCAATGTAGGAAGACCAAAGGCAATGAAGAATGGGCCAgcagggacagttaggtggctcagtagattgaaagccagccttagagatgggagattcgaggtttaaatatgacctcagatactgtgtgaccctgggcaagtcacttaacccttactggctagcccttactgttctaccttggaaccaatacacagtattgattctaaaaaggtaaaggtttaaaaaaaaaaagaatgggctaACActtataaatcaaaccaaaaaaactagtttgaagaagaaagaataagatcagtgaacaaaaaaaatataatttaaataacaatctTTAGAATACTTTggaggaacaaaaaggaaaaaggacctatacgtataaaaatatttaaagcagctttttttgtgggagcaaagaattggaaagtgagaggatacccatcgattggagaatggctgagtaagttataatatatgattgtaatgaaatactattgtgctataaggaatgacgagcaggaggagctcagaaataactggaaaaacttacacaaactgaagcagagtgaaataagcagaaccaagaaaacattgtacacagtgacaggaatactgtataatgaacaactgtgagtACCTTAGCTAGccgcagcaatgcaatgatccaaaactaccCCAAAAgacccatgataaaaaatatgcttccagtgaaaaagaactgatagtctgaatccagaccaaagaaaacttttttacttttgttcttaatttttttattcaagtttccttctacaaaaagaataatgtggagaaatgtttttttacatgattgtacatgtaaaatcaataTGAGATTACTTACCCATCTCAATGGGGGGAGGTAACTtgggaaattgggaaaggaaggagagaattcaagacacaatattttttggaaaatgttggaaattctttttatatgtaattgggggaaaataaaaaataaatttaaatttaaaaaaggaatattttggaGGAGAATGAGCtacagaaaagggaaattgaaagaaGTTTCTGAAGTCATAATATCAGAAAAACCAACTTAATGTGTCCATAAATATAAATGAGAATGGTCCTAACTGCTTTGGGACTGCTTAAGTAGTAGCACTGTATAGGGCAATTTCTTCAAATGTCCCAAAGTGCTTTATACTTGAACTACTATTCAGAACAGGTTAACAAGTAATGACACCAGTTGGGAATGGCACATTGCCAGGTTGGGATTTGAAGGAGATTATTTGAAAGGAGGCTGctgaagaaaggaagagactCTCCTGACAGACTGTGTTAAACAACCTGGTATAGGGGGAAGCACTTCAGATCTGCAGCTGGAAGACCTGCTGCATATCAGCTATGTGAGCAAATCACTGAGTGAAGgtttcttttatctataaaatgaaagtgaatAATTATATTATCTGTCTCACAGGGCTgtggggaggatcaaatgaaatgatgcatGCAAAGTGCTTTTATAACCATAAAATGCAATGCCAATGTAAACCATTATTGGACCCTATTGGGTAAGGCTTGTAATTATAGGACTTGATTTGAAGGATAGGTACAGGGGCCTGTACCTGTGATTTTACTGATATAGGGAATGCCTTCTACCAGTTCAGGGCTGCACTTTTCCTACAGTCTTAGAGCCGGCCatagcagtggtgtcaaactcacaTAGAAATGGGGACCATTAATTCATACCTACGAATCCTTGTGGGCCACATCatgattggttttaaaatgtaatgtttcaTCACATTTAATATTTCCTAATTGCTAGTTTAGGTTGCATTAGGAAATACCAAGGGATAACGAGGGCATTTGGTCCAAGGGCTGCATGTTTGACACCTGGCCCAGAGCTCTGAGAGTTAAGTACCTTGTGAAGATCACAGCCATGatgtgtcagagatggaacttgaacccaggtcttcctagttCTGAGCACATGGTTCTACAAAGAGAATTTGCTAGACCTAGCAGATCTAGGGATGGCAGATCCAGGGATGCTTTTTGGCTGATGGGCCCTTCCTTTAGCTTCTCCTCCATGGGTGGCCAGAAGAGGCTAGAAAGATAAATTTATCCCATCAGAACCTTACTATCGGGAGACTGTGGAGTCAGTCATAGTTTGTTTCTTTGCATGTTCTCCAAAGTTCTAAGAAGATTCTCTGGACTCTTGGCTTACTGTTGCCTGGGCGACTGTTCATGAGTGATTTGGGTGGCATGGTGTAGAAATCGTACCTGTAGACTTCATTGTTCCAGTCTTCTAGAGATCCCTGATTGGAACTGTCCCCAATCTCAGGCAAGACTTGAGCATCAAGGCTTAGGAGTGGGGTTTGGGAGGGGAAAATGGGGTGAGCAAGCTTGATGTGTGGAGGGGCCCTCCATCTCCATAAGGCTTTAAATTGCTTCACCTGCTGTGGTTGGCAGCCTCCCTTGTTTCTCTGTTTGCCAGTGGTTTTTCTTTCCCTATGGAAACTAAATCTAGCCTTTGCCAGGAGGGAAAGTAAGTTAGAAAATGCTTTTGGTACCTATTTGTTGCTGTCATGGACAAAGCCTAGTATTTGGAGCTTAGCCGTTGGCCACAGAACTGCCAGCTTTTGTTGCTAGTACCAACAGCACTTCCCAACAGACCaaaggcaaattacttaactcttcAGGGCCTTGGTTCCCTCTCTGCAAAGTGGAGACCAAAAGTTGTTTGAAAAACACATTTGGCTCCCCAGAGGAAAAGTGATTCTTATTTGTTGGGGACTCAAAGCAGTTAGGAGGAACAAGATTTTGAAACATTTTGGTTCAGTTTGATTTAATAAACTCTTCTTGGCTGGCTAATACATTCCAAAACCTTCTGCTAAGCTGTGAGGAAGGTATACGGAGGTGAAGAAATCATAGTGCCTTCCTATAAAGAGTTTGCATCATAGTTTTGAGATAACTAGGACACAATTGTAATAGAAGGCAGGATGTGATTAGTgccataaaagaggcacaaagtCTGTGGTGGTTCAGAGGAGGTAATGATTACATTGTCCTAAAGGAGTATGgaaaatctctctgtctctctctctctgtctctatgtctgtttctctctccctctccctccctccccccaccaactcctgtccctcctttcctccttcttcgtTCCTTTCCTGCAGAAGTAGAATAAAAGTACTCTATTCCAAGCCACACTTGCATGTACCCTTGACTAGCCACTTAGCCTATGAATATTCTCAGAGAAATAAAAGTTGTGGATGAAAAGAGTCAGAAGGAAACAAGTGGCATGCAGGAGAGATGTGCTTGTTGCTGACAGAGCTAGCCGGACCTTCATCCTTGACTCCAGATGGGTATTAATCTTAGATATGCTTTAGCTGAAGGATAGTCCATCCCTATTTAGATGCAGTGTGTTAATGACAAAAGGGCTGAACATTTCCCTATCAAAGGAAAGGTTGGTAGGGCATCGagatggctccatggattgagagccaggcctagagatgggaggtcctgagttcaaatgtggcctcagacacatcctagcagtgtgatcctgtgcaagtcacttaatccctattacctagcccttacctctcttctgcattagaaccaatacacatattgaatctaagatgaaagataagggtttaagaaaaaaaaaaaaaaaagaggatggtgCATTGTAAAGAATGATGGCTTTGgccatccccaattgataaatgggcaagggaaatgaatagacaattttcagataaagaaatcaaaaccatcaataagcacatgagaaagtgttctaaatctctaataattagagaaatgcaaatcaaaacagctctgagggggggcagctgggtagctcagtggattgagaaccaggcctagagacgggaggtcctgggttcaaatctggcctcagacacttcccagctgtgtgaccttgggcaactcacttgacccccattgcctacccttaccactcttccaccaaggaactaatacacagaagttaaaggtttaaaaaaaaagaaaaagaaaaagaaaacaactctgaggcatcacctcacacctagcagactggctaaaatgagaaaaggggagagcaatgaatgttggagggaatgtggccaaattggaacattaatgcattgctggtggagttgtgaattgatccaaccattctggatggcaatttggaactatgctcaaagggctataaaagactatctgccttttgatccagccataccactgctgggtttataccccaaagagataataaggaaaaaagacttatacaaaaatatttatagctgcgctctttgtggtggcaaaaaattggaaaatgagagaatgtccttcaattggggaatggctgaacaaattgtggtatctattggtgatggcatactattgtgctcaaaggaataaagaactggaggaattccatgtgaactggaatgacctccaggaattgatgcagagtgaaaggagcagaaccaggagaacattatacagagacactgtggtacaatcgaacgtaatagacttctctactagcaacaatgcagggatccagagcaaggctgagggacttaagagaaagaaaactagcctcattcagaggaagaactgtgggaggagaaacacagaagaaaaacaactgcttgaacacatgggctgttgggaatattattggggatgtagacactaaatgataactctagtccaactatcaataatatggaattaggtcttgattaatgatacatgtaaaacccagtggaattgtgtgtcggctaatgggggttaagggggaatgggggagagggaaagaacatgaaacatgtaactaggggaaaatattcaaaattaaaattaaaaattaaaaattaaataaaaataaaaatatactcttaaaaaaaaagaatgatggctTGGGGCCAGCAGACTGTAGTTTAAATCCTAGTTTTGCTCCTTATATACCTGTgaggtcttgggcaagtcacttaaactctaatttgtaaaatgaagataacaagaCTATGCTGATAGCCTCAGTATATTATTgtgaaaaatcatagaatttaacCCAAAAAAAGGCCTTTTAACACTATCtggttgtttttcattttttagaaaccTTTCCTTACCCTTTGacctattattaattttaagaaagaagagtggcaagggctaggcaactgtgattaagtgacttgcccagggtcacacaactaggatgtatctgaagccacatttgaacttaggacctctggtttccaggcctggcactctattcactgtgccacttagttgcccaaaGACTTATCTGTTTTAATtgtcttattttacatataaggaaactcagaagttaagtcatttgcctatTGGGGTCAAGAAGTGATTTAGAAGCAGGACTTGGACCAGTTTtctagtccagtgctctttcaattcaatttaaatcaCATATATGAAAATTTCTTTATGTAGTATGTTATAAAGAATGGGGgtaatctggatactaccactattaggctggttattattagtagtaatatgagatattaatctgaggaagctttggtttggttccctaatggctggtgcagggacacctgagtcttgccactcagctggatgttataataactgcccttctttataacagtgcccaggcaggatccctaaaagtcaatggatgggtaaccctttcaggtcccacctggggttgattgattattggtattgggctctatcagccttggataacgttcatctgactgcgttgctccctccccagagtgatGATGAAATAattactccaggaaggtacttaataactttcaTCTATGTTTtatacaagggaaaggaatgatcaggaacgggttggggaataggagaccctgtcactaaatctatgacaataatcccttaGGACTGTAAGCTGTTCAGTAAttctgggcttgttcttcacctcctctggctcagcctggccacagccaaaccagagtaagcaaactgtttggatgatgcaaatactgatgatggtttctctcagcttcttactgctagttgtttgctacagccttcaggaaattccacccttaccaccctcttcttcttctcctacccacttcccggatctcctcccacctccccccgGGCCCCGGATACCTAAATAtttagagatggtttaggtgcctaaatatctagggattcagagagaatcagaggatccacggtctgacccacaggtcaatcaatgttcaagatcaaatgtctaagacaagagtttaggcaaggctcagccaaagcaaagccaaggtcctaaaagacaaggggtccaagggagtccctgtcagggggctgcccagggtatttataccctctctggccaactgcctttcctcctgtcctcatggcctctgggaacattcctatgtccaactgtcttcacctgtcaatcaaggtgagactctcagctcccagagtttgaatatgacaagtAGAAAGCGCATGGAGATCTGGTCTGGAATACTTGTATTATTCTTCCCAGGGTTGCTATAGGGAAggcattttataaagtttttacgTGAAAGTAAGCTACTAGTCTCACTGGAAACTGCAAAGATGGCAACAGCATCCCTCATTAAACCAGTTTAATTAGGAAATACTTCACTTGAAATCCATTggagatttttctcttttctcctcttttgccACCAGGTTATGTGGATCCAGGGGAGAATGACATCGAGGCAGCCATTAGAGAGACCCAGGAGGAATCTGGCCTGGACATCACCCAGCTGATCATTGTTGAAGGATTCAAGAGTGAACTGAACTACCTAGTCAATAAGAAGCACAAAACTGTTGTCTACTGGCTGGCTGAGGTGAAGGACTACAACGTGGAAATTCATCTGTCCAAAGAGCACCAGGCCTACCGCTGGCTAGACCTAGAGGAGGCCTGCAAAATGGGAGAGTATAAGAATTTAGAGGCAGCCCTCAGAGAAGCACACAAGTTTCTTTGCTCCACACCTTGACcccaggaaagggaaggtcttTTAGAATACCCAAGATTTGGTATATTTAGGTTCTCCTGTGTCTCTTCAGAAAACAACCCTCCCTGATTAGATTATTCAGGCTTTTCAATTTATGCTGCTATAGAGGGCAGCTGAGGTCATTAGAGCTGACATGATGGTGTTGAAATGAAAGAgagtatagaaataaaaaagccaAATCTCTGCACTTGTGCTTGAGGAATAAACTATCAGAAAGTTGATcatcattcattttgttttgttttttgtttttgacatgttgatataattttttaaaaacccttatcttttgtcttagaatcagtactgtgtaatagttccaacgcagaagagtgagataggctagacaatgagggttaagtgacttgctcagggtcacactgctaggatgtgtctgaggccagatttgaacctaggacctcccatcttgaagtctggcactctatctactgagctacctagctgccccctaatttgcAATCATCTTTTTCTGACTACCTCTGGCCCAACAGTTTCAAGACCCATTGGTCACAGAGCAAGAAGGAAGCACAGGTACCATTTAAGACAAACACTTGGATGCTTTAGATCAGCCTTTGGTTCCTACTGTATTTTTGGCCACTAGCAATCATTCTATTAACCCAGCTCTGAAGACTGATTTGAGCAAATAGTCATGGGTATGGAGCATTTTCACAAGATAAATCAACAAAGGAACCCTTCAAATGGTGTCCAAGCTAATGATACTGGTCATGGCCTAAATGGCCACTTTCTGAGCCCCCTGAGAACATGCATTAAGTTAAAGATTGCTTTGTGTCTGAGTGAATGAACAAGTACCTAAAGTGCTTTTTAGATAGATCTGGCCttaatcatagaatcaaagaaagaGATCTTGATGGGAGGTTAGATATCATCTACTCTAGCCCATTCTTTTTGTAGgtaaaggaaatggaggccctgCTGTGCTTTGGTGGAAAGGGTGCCAGAAACACATCCCTTTTCTCCCCAAATATCTGCCCCATTGCTTTTCAGAGAACCTGAAATTCTATACTTTTTTGAGTTTTCAAAGGTTTTTTGATCATCCAGACTTTTTCTAAGAGTATATAGCTACCCTTATGGGGAGAAATaagttaagcatttattaacactTTATTTGAGGATTAGTTGACAGTCAAGGAGGCAGGGAGAAGTGAATTCATGCCAGGGGGTTATATGGCCCTAGAATCGTGGTGTCCTAGATTAGGGAGGTAGGAGAGTGCCAGGACAGATTTCACCTTTGTCCCAATTTTGGCTCAGTGAGGCCAAGCTCACTGCTTGCTTAACAAATATCCCtttagagaccccaggaggctagaaaGTTTAGTATTAGCTGGTTGCTGTTAATAGGGGGTAGAAGGGGATTCCCCCAAATTTTGCTAGCTTAGAACAACTGTGCCCACCTCCAAACTAGCACATCAACGCCCATCTGAGACCCTGAGCTTCTTATTGACCCGCTCTATTACTTCCCAGCTGTCTTCATGCCAGGCCACTTTTCCCTTCCTCGCTCCCAGAGTTTTCCAGCTCCCTTTTTGAGAATAGTCATCAAAACTGCCATTTTCTGAAAGTTCATTTCACTCATTTGCCCCACAACTGTAGGCATTATCCCT encodes:
- the NUDT2 gene encoding bis(5'-nucleosyl)-tetraphosphatase [asymmetrical]; translated protein: MALRACGLIIFRRHRVPKVSNDSIQFLLLQTSYGKHHWTPPKGYVDPGENDIEAAIRETQEESGLDITQLIIVEGFKSELNYLVNKKHKTVVYWLAEVKDYNVEIHLSKEHQAYRWLDLEEACKMGEYKNLEAALREAHKFLCSTP